A genomic region of Candidatus Sysuiplasma acidicola contains the following coding sequences:
- the proS gene encoding proline--tRNA ligase, which translates to MKKEEDFSEWYNEIVEETGLTDKRYPIKGMNVWPAYGWKTMLLINAAIRREFDSRGHDEVYFPLLIPEDQFQKEKEHIKGFDAQVFWVTKAGSNDLDVDLLLRPTSETAMYPVFSLWIRSHADLPLRVYQIVNTFRYETKQTRAFIRVREIQFIEGHTCHATFEEAEAQIEEDLDIMRSVAADLCIPYRVIRRIEWDKFPGAYYTLGVDTMLPDGRALQIASIHQYRTNFSLPYEIFFEETDGSRKPVHQTTYGMSERMLGAVVAIHGDDKGLVMPPAVAPIQILVVPIPAKGNAESIYAEARKLAKHINNHGLRAHADERDIRPGNKFYYWERKGVPIRLELGKREIDEGFVTAVRRDSGKKTRISASDIIRELGVLLKEMASSMLKKAEEEVKSKEFDVHDPSAIKDGYNRMQWCGLELCGRKIEELSGASLLGTIPGEKRSGGKCIICGAATEYVVYVAKTM; encoded by the coding sequence GTGAAGAAGGAAGAGGATTTCAGCGAATGGTATAATGAGATTGTGGAAGAAACCGGCCTGACTGACAAGCGCTATCCAATCAAGGGTATGAATGTCTGGCCCGCCTATGGCTGGAAGACCATGCTCCTTATAAACGCAGCAATCAGGCGGGAATTCGATTCGCGCGGTCACGACGAAGTGTATTTTCCGCTGCTCATCCCGGAAGACCAGTTTCAGAAGGAAAAGGAACACATCAAGGGGTTTGATGCCCAGGTTTTCTGGGTCACGAAGGCCGGGAGCAATGACCTTGATGTGGATCTGCTGCTCAGACCAACGAGCGAGACTGCAATGTATCCTGTGTTCTCGCTCTGGATAAGATCTCATGCCGACCTGCCTCTTCGCGTGTATCAGATTGTGAACACTTTCAGATATGAGACTAAGCAGACTAGGGCGTTCATCAGGGTCAGGGAGATACAGTTCATAGAAGGTCATACCTGTCATGCGACATTCGAGGAGGCAGAAGCGCAAATTGAAGAGGACCTGGATATAATGCGCAGCGTGGCTGCCGATCTGTGCATACCGTACAGGGTCATTCGCAGAATTGAGTGGGATAAATTCCCAGGGGCTTATTATACGCTTGGCGTAGACACCATGCTTCCCGACGGCAGGGCCCTGCAGATAGCTTCAATACATCAGTACAGGACGAACTTCTCCCTGCCATATGAAATATTCTTCGAAGAAACTGACGGAAGCAGGAAACCAGTGCATCAGACAACCTATGGCATGAGTGAGAGAATGCTTGGCGCTGTAGTCGCAATACATGGCGATGACAAAGGACTCGTCATGCCCCCGGCTGTTGCCCCAATTCAAATACTGGTGGTGCCCATTCCCGCAAAGGGCAATGCCGAATCCATCTATGCGGAAGCGCGTAAGCTGGCGAAGCACATAAACAATCACGGCCTGAGAGCTCATGCAGATGAACGCGATATAAGGCCCGGAAACAAGTTCTATTACTGGGAGAGAAAGGGCGTTCCGATAAGGCTGGAACTGGGGAAGAGAGAGATCGACGAGGGTTTTGTCACTGCAGTCAGGCGCGACAGCGGTAAAAAGACGCGCATCAGCGCTTCAGATATCATACGCGAGCTAGGTGTTCTTCTTAAAGAGATGGCATCCTCTATGCTGAAGAAGGCGGAGGAAGAAGTGAAGAGCAAAGAGTTCGATGTGCACGATCCGTCTGCCATAAAGGACGGATACAACAGAATGCAGTGGTGCGGATTGGAGCTATGTGGCAGAAAAATCGAAGAACTGAGCGGCGCGAGTCTTCTGGGAACCATTCCGGGGGAAAAGCGCTCGGGGGGCAAATGCATCATCTGTGGAGCTGCCACGGAGTACGTCGTATATGTCGCAAAAACAATGTGA
- the prs gene encoding ribose-phosphate diphosphokinase — MIIVGGSSSRGLTAHLATETGSTVASTEIRCFPDGEKYVRVLTPVVKQDVIIVSATYPDSSIIETLFLFDAVRRGRPNSVRLLIPYYGYQRQDKLFKEGESIGAEVVASILDGKFDEIITIDLHAEGVSNYFRKTKIRNFIASPLIARYYNKAGIDIVISPDGGIRAVEYAKLAAHQLGCEYDYFLKERIDANNVKLYPKKVDVSKKSVLIVDDIIATGGSMLAAMKRLSELGASAIYAGCTHGQFTNGALARLREHAKEIISTDTIESEASKVSVAAIVSEHLFQLKR, encoded by the coding sequence GTGATTATAGTCGGAGGCTCGAGTAGCAGGGGTCTCACTGCTCATCTGGCAACCGAAACGGGAAGCACCGTGGCGTCGACAGAGATCAGGTGCTTTCCGGACGGAGAGAAGTATGTCAGGGTGCTGACTCCTGTTGTGAAACAGGACGTAATTATTGTTTCGGCAACATATCCGGATTCTAGCATCATCGAAACACTCTTCCTTTTTGACGCAGTGAGGCGAGGACGGCCGAATTCAGTCAGGCTCCTGATACCTTATTATGGCTATCAGAGGCAGGATAAACTGTTCAAGGAAGGTGAATCGATAGGTGCTGAAGTTGTTGCCAGCATCCTTGATGGTAAATTTGACGAAATCATAACAATCGACCTGCACGCGGAAGGTGTTTCCAATTATTTCAGGAAGACAAAGATAAGGAATTTCATCGCATCGCCGCTGATAGCTAGGTATTACAACAAGGCAGGCATAGATATCGTGATTTCACCCGATGGTGGAATCCGGGCTGTTGAGTATGCAAAACTGGCCGCCCATCAGCTTGGCTGTGAATATGACTATTTCCTGAAGGAAAGGATAGATGCGAATAACGTTAAACTTTATCCCAAGAAGGTTGACGTTTCGAAGAAGTCTGTGCTCATTGTGGACGACATAATAGCCACAGGTGGCTCCATGCTTGCTGCGATGAAGAGACTTTCTGAACTCGGTGCATCGGCCATATATGCCGGCTGCACGCATGGTCAGTTCACTAACGGCGCTCTTGCGAGGCTCAGAGAGCATGCCAAAGAGATTATATCGACCGACACAATCGAGAGCGAGGCGTCAAAAGTGTCTGTCGCGGCAATCGTGTCCGAACACCTGTTCCAGCTGAAAAGATGA
- a CDS encoding FAD synthase, whose translation MASGVFDIIHLGHVHYLEEARKLGDELVVVVATDKTVRRMKHEPITPGNMRVQLVNSLKPVDKAVLGHEDDIFRTVEELKPDIIALGFDQKFNETELQKQLELRGLGHIRIIRVSKMEYESFDLDGTRKIIQRVLEWYALDKKLKPVEGKESGLN comes from the coding sequence ATGGCATCGGGTGTTTTTGACATAATCCACTTGGGTCACGTTCATTACTTGGAGGAGGCCAGGAAACTTGGTGACGAACTCGTCGTCGTCGTCGCGACGGACAAGACAGTGCGACGTATGAAACACGAACCAATAACGCCAGGAAACATGCGCGTCCAGCTCGTCAACTCACTTAAGCCGGTGGATAAGGCAGTTCTGGGACACGAAGATGATATTTTCAGAACTGTTGAAGAACTCAAACCCGACATCATCGCGCTCGGCTTTGACCAGAAGTTCAACGAGACGGAATTGCAGAAACAGCTAGAGCTCCGAGGACTTGGCCACATAAGAATAATCAGGGTTTCGAAGATGGAATACGAGAGCTTTGATCTGGACGGTACAAGGAAGATTATTCAGCGTGTTCTGGAATGGTATGCTCTGGATAAGAAACTCAAACCGGTGGAGGGCAAGGAATCCGGCTTGAACTGA
- a CDS encoding bifunctional phosphoglucose/phosphomannose isomerase, producing MLDRAETYDRIDREDMFKSIVSLPFQLEKGWELASNLTQDKVRHITSSFLISGMGGSAIGGDLFKDIIDRYTSFGVNVNRNYALPKLIGEDTLHIAVSYSGNTEESVSSLRDAVRRSIPSIAISSGGEMESISRQHGLPYIRMPAGLQPRAAVGYMLGTIIGIATRLSIYDFSKTIMDGIQAARSTIASLSRDVPEEKNDAKMMAEWIGDRTPLIVTTPGLYSLGERMKTQFNENSKIFAWLSVLPELNHNEWIPMMESDISRYRIVLLEDCTEHPLMVRRVEVVKKLISARTEIKVVKLREGNPLSSFIQMMALGDITSYYLAILHNTDPTPVAPIERLKKEISSFRTIV from the coding sequence ATGCTTGACAGAGCGGAAACGTACGACAGAATTGACAGGGAGGATATGTTCAAGTCGATCGTCTCTCTGCCTTTTCAGCTGGAGAAAGGTTGGGAACTCGCGTCGAACCTTACGCAAGACAAGGTGAGGCATATAACATCCTCGTTCCTGATTTCCGGAATGGGCGGTTCGGCTATCGGGGGAGATCTGTTCAAAGACATCATAGACAGGTACACGTCGTTCGGGGTGAACGTGAACAGGAATTATGCCCTCCCCAAGTTGATCGGTGAAGACACGCTGCACATCGCTGTCAGTTATTCGGGAAACACGGAAGAGAGTGTGTCGAGTCTGAGAGATGCGGTGCGGAGGAGCATCCCTTCAATCGCAATTTCATCCGGGGGCGAAATGGAAAGCATCTCTAGGCAGCATGGATTGCCTTACATAAGAATGCCGGCAGGACTTCAGCCCAGGGCTGCAGTCGGCTATATGCTAGGTACTATAATCGGCATCGCAACCAGACTGTCAATTTATGATTTTTCGAAAACCATCATGGACGGAATTCAGGCAGCAAGAAGCACGATAGCTTCGCTTTCCAGAGATGTGCCTGAGGAAAAGAATGATGCGAAGATGATGGCTGAGTGGATAGGAGACAGAACTCCCCTCATAGTGACGACACCCGGTCTGTATTCGCTTGGCGAGAGGATGAAGACTCAATTCAACGAGAATTCGAAGATTTTTGCGTGGCTCAGTGTGCTGCCTGAACTGAACCACAATGAATGGATACCCATGATGGAGAGCGATATTTCGCGCTACAGGATAGTACTGCTTGAAGACTGCACTGAGCATCCACTGATGGTAAGGAGAGTGGAGGTAGTAAAGAAACTGATTTCGGCCAGGACCGAAATCAAGGTAGTGAAACTGCGTGAAGGGAATCCGCTGAGTTCGTTCATACAGATGATGGCTCTTGGTGACATAACAAGCTACTATCTCGCGATACTGCACAATACTGACCCAACTCCGGTGGCCCCGATAGAAAGGCTGAAAAAGGAAATTTCATCATTCAGGACAATAGTGTGA
- the pyrG gene encoding CTP synthase (glutamine hydrolyzing), whose protein sequence is MKYIFVTGGVISGLGKGTTAASLGRLLVSRGYRVTAIKIDPYLNTDAGTMNPFEHGEVFVLDDGGEVDLDLGTYERFLDTNLSSDHNITTGKIYLRVISKERKGAYLGKTVQIIPHVTNEIKREIARVAEASGADIAIVELGGTVGDIESMPFLEAVRQMRMDLSPAEQGHACIFIHTTLIPEVGAVGEQKTKPTQHSVKELRAIGIDPDIIVARAERDIESDIKEKISLFCNVPVEAVISAPNIESIYGIPMMLDEQRVADYVLNKVSLEPGKQDLREWKDFYQRLMHPKYSVDVAIVGKYTELADAYISHIEAFRHSTAETGCKVNAKFIEAEEIEKHGAESILAGTDAILVPGGFGHRGIEGKITAAGFARESNKPYLGVCLGFQCAVIDFARNVLSLNNANSSEFDPNTPYPVIDLLPEQRAVSEKGGTMRLGAHKIIIEKGSVAHRLYGTDEIFERHRHRYEVNPEMKSDFVSKGLIFTGKSEDGRRMEIAELKGADYFIGSQFHPELKSRPTRPSPLHLGLVRAAMKQKYRIA, encoded by the coding sequence ATGAAATATATTTTTGTCACGGGTGGTGTGATTTCCGGACTAGGAAAAGGGACCACTGCGGCATCTCTTGGACGATTGCTGGTATCGCGAGGTTACCGCGTAACTGCGATTAAAATAGACCCATATCTCAACACCGATGCTGGAACGATGAACCCGTTCGAGCACGGTGAGGTATTTGTGCTGGACGACGGAGGGGAAGTAGATCTGGATCTTGGGACATATGAGAGATTCCTGGACACAAACCTTTCGAGCGATCATAACATAACGACAGGAAAGATATACCTCAGGGTCATCAGCAAGGAAAGAAAAGGCGCGTATCTTGGCAAGACCGTCCAGATTATACCGCACGTGACCAACGAGATAAAAAGAGAGATTGCAAGAGTTGCCGAGGCATCCGGAGCAGATATCGCGATTGTGGAACTTGGCGGGACCGTGGGTGATATTGAATCCATGCCGTTTCTTGAAGCTGTGAGGCAGATGAGAATGGACCTTAGTCCCGCAGAACAAGGTCATGCATGCATCTTCATTCATACTACACTCATACCGGAGGTCGGTGCGGTCGGAGAACAGAAGACAAAGCCGACGCAACATTCAGTTAAAGAGTTGAGAGCCATAGGCATCGACCCGGACATCATAGTTGCGAGGGCCGAAAGGGATATAGAATCAGATATAAAGGAAAAAATTTCACTCTTCTGTAACGTACCGGTCGAAGCGGTGATAAGCGCACCCAACATAGAATCAATCTACGGTATTCCAATGATGCTTGACGAGCAGAGGGTTGCAGATTACGTCCTGAACAAGGTTTCACTTGAACCAGGGAAACAGGATCTCAGGGAATGGAAAGACTTCTACCAGCGACTCATGCATCCAAAATACAGTGTGGACGTCGCAATAGTCGGCAAGTATACAGAACTCGCAGATGCTTACATAAGCCACATCGAGGCGTTCAGACATTCGACAGCCGAGACCGGGTGTAAGGTGAACGCAAAATTCATCGAGGCGGAAGAGATTGAGAAACACGGGGCCGAGAGCATACTTGCAGGGACAGATGCGATACTCGTTCCCGGAGGCTTCGGTCACAGGGGAATAGAGGGAAAGATAACTGCCGCAGGATTCGCTCGGGAGAGCAACAAACCGTATCTGGGTGTGTGCCTCGGCTTTCAGTGTGCTGTCATTGATTTTGCGAGAAATGTTCTCAGCCTCAATAATGCTAACAGCTCCGAATTCGATCCTAACACACCTTACCCTGTCATTGACTTGCTGCCGGAGCAGCGAGCAGTCTCTGAAAAAGGCGGAACAATGCGTCTCGGAGCACACAAAATAATAATCGAGAAGGGGAGCGTCGCCCACAGACTCTACGGCACGGACGAGATATTCGAAAGACACAGACATCGCTATGAAGTGAATCCGGAGATGAAATCTGACTTCGTTTCGAAAGGGCTGATTTTCACGGGCAAATCTGAAGACGGACGAAGGATGGAGATTGCCGAACTGAAGGGCGCTGACTATTTCATCGGTTCGCAGTTTCATCCGGAGCTCAAGTCGCGGCCGACGAGGCCTTCTCCGCTTCACCTCGGACTTGTGAGAGCGGCAATGAAACAAAAATACAGAATAGCATGA
- a CDS encoding translation initiation factor IF-2 subunit beta: protein MSGTTEALNYKDLLKRAKSEIPATASSGERFQIPEPDLIAEGKSSVLRNFLDISERLRRDPQHLLQYLLRELGTPGTIEGRRVVFKSKLNPMQMTERLKEYSDTYVICSECGRPDTRMTKEGRILVLECEACGAKRPVHVKKTVKPEEVTGLKEGVVLEVTIQDMGSRGDGVARIDRYIIYVPGAQKGATVKVRIGKMSGTIAFANIVP from the coding sequence ATGTCCGGAACCACAGAGGCACTGAATTACAAGGACCTTCTGAAGAGGGCCAAATCCGAAATACCCGCAACCGCTTCCAGCGGTGAACGGTTTCAGATACCAGAACCAGATCTCATTGCGGAGGGAAAGAGTTCCGTACTCAGGAACTTTCTAGACATAAGCGAGCGTCTGAGAAGAGATCCGCAGCACCTGCTACAGTATCTGTTGCGTGAGTTGGGAACACCCGGCACAATCGAGGGACGTAGAGTGGTGTTCAAGTCGAAACTTAACCCGATGCAGATGACAGAAAGATTGAAAGAGTACTCGGACACGTATGTCATCTGCTCCGAGTGCGGCAGACCCGACACTAGAATGACCAAGGAGGGTAGGATACTGGTACTTGAGTGCGAGGCATGCGGAGCAAAGCGACCGGTCCACGTGAAGAAGACCGTGAAGCCTGAGGAGGTTACTGGGCTGAAAGAGGGTGTTGTACTCGAAGTAACCATACAGGACATGGGATCGCGAGGCGACGGTGTCGCCAGAATCGACAGATACATCATTTATGTTCCTGGCGCACAGAAAGGTGCCACAGTCAAGGTAAGAATAGGAAAGATGAGCGGGACGATAGCTTTTGCAAACATAGTTCCATGA
- a CDS encoding 30S ribosomal protein S8e has product MAVWNGRARRKSTGGRYVQSRKKRRFEVGREKQFTFLGQHSVKLYRTKGGNSKSRVLSDDVANVTDAATGTTKRSKIITVKQNSANPNFTQRNIINKGAVIQTELGLATVTSRPGQDGVINAILMPPEQK; this is encoded by the coding sequence ATGGCAGTCTGGAACGGCAGGGCAAGAAGAAAGTCGACGGGCGGTCGATATGTCCAGAGCAGAAAGAAGAGAAGATTTGAAGTCGGCAGGGAAAAACAGTTCACATTCCTCGGTCAGCACAGCGTAAAGCTATATAGGACGAAGGGCGGAAATTCCAAGTCCAGAGTCCTTTCAGACGATGTTGCGAACGTAACCGATGCCGCCACAGGCACTACCAAGAGATCCAAGATTATCACGGTGAAACAGAATTCTGCCAACCCCAACTTTACGCAGAGAAACATAATCAACAAGGGCGCGGTTATTCAGACAGAGCTGGGCTTGGCGACTGTAACATCGAGACCTGGACAGGACGGAGTAATCAACGCCATACTGATGCCACCTGAGCAGAAATAA
- a CDS encoding TldD/PmbA family protein: MNADNLADISERIVSEAVRAGADDAIVSGINSDTRQIRFSENRIDIFNNWNDTSFHLFLARQKRVVATTIKGNDDYREAVRRAIETAGNSEPSSDYFGIAKSTKARNYASSESPVSDATLSGFAHDAINAAVRDGSSSCSGSLYGSFYTRCVASSSGINRKERAGSYYLSIRCFAGEEASGHSVISSLRSRGFHPERAAEKAAMIASSAGKPGSCEEGKYDTILDPMVVATLTSHVGMMASAYQVVSGFSCLGGKIGRHIASESVTIEDDAERKLYGFRRFDDEGVETRKTKIISRGVLKSYLHNTSTSKKFGVRNTANAGLIEPEAFMLSFDGGDRTREEMIRELKDGLYINNVWYTRYKSYARGDFSTIPRDAILRVKNGEIVGSVKGIRITENLIGLMKRVSAASREREHLSWWGESFTPSTVPYITVKKLNVTRSSDL, from the coding sequence TTGAATGCAGACAATCTCGCAGACATTTCAGAGAGAATAGTTTCAGAGGCTGTCAGGGCAGGGGCAGACGATGCCATAGTGAGCGGCATCAACTCCGATACAAGACAAATCAGATTCAGCGAGAACAGAATTGACATTTTCAACAACTGGAATGACACCTCCTTTCATCTGTTCCTGGCCAGGCAGAAAAGGGTCGTTGCCACGACGATAAAGGGAAATGACGATTACAGGGAGGCAGTGAGACGGGCAATTGAAACTGCGGGCAACTCTGAGCCGAGCAGCGATTATTTCGGCATAGCGAAATCGACGAAGGCACGAAATTACGCATCGTCGGAGTCACCGGTGTCCGATGCGACGCTTTCCGGCTTTGCACATGATGCGATCAATGCGGCCGTCAGGGACGGCTCCAGCAGCTGCTCCGGCTCGCTTTATGGCAGTTTTTATACGAGATGCGTCGCGTCTTCCTCGGGAATAAACAGGAAAGAGCGCGCCGGTTCCTACTATCTCTCGATAAGGTGTTTCGCGGGAGAAGAGGCGAGCGGCCATTCAGTGATTTCGTCACTGAGAAGCCGCGGTTTCCATCCTGAGAGGGCGGCGGAGAAAGCCGCCATGATTGCATCGAGCGCGGGCAAACCAGGCAGTTGCGAGGAGGGGAAGTACGACACCATTCTGGATCCGATGGTCGTGGCCACGCTCACATCCCATGTTGGCATGATGGCATCGGCGTATCAGGTAGTCTCCGGCTTTTCCTGTCTTGGGGGAAAAATTGGAAGACACATCGCTTCGGAGTCAGTTACCATTGAAGACGATGCGGAAAGAAAGCTCTACGGCTTCAGGCGCTTTGATGATGAGGGTGTTGAAACAAGAAAGACGAAGATCATTTCCCGGGGAGTATTGAAGTCGTATCTGCACAATACTTCCACTTCAAAGAAGTTCGGAGTAAGGAACACGGCAAACGCAGGGCTCATTGAACCAGAAGCATTCATGCTTTCTTTTGACGGCGGAGACAGGACACGGGAAGAGATGATTCGTGAACTGAAAGACGGGTTGTATATCAACAATGTCTGGTACACACGATACAAAAGTTATGCGAGAGGCGATTTCTCGACGATACCTAGGGACGCAATACTTCGTGTAAAGAACGGAGAAATCGTCGGCTCGGTGAAGGGAATACGCATAACGGAAAATTTGATTGGTCTCATGAAGAGAGTGAGCGCTGCTTCCAGGGAGCGGGAACATCTGAGCTGGTGGGGTGAGTCTTTCACTCCGAGCACAGTGCCTTACATAACTGTGAAGAAACTCAATGTAACAAGATCATCCGATCTTTGA
- a CDS encoding TldD/PmbA family protein, giving the protein MEDQAGFELAEKCLDIALQNGTEYASVTYRNSRTFTMLFRNGSLSVISPDTDYGIAVRIAMPGGIGFSATNKLSVAGVRAAVGRARSMARACRSRAPDLKSGSSRTAAWSVAQKIPFDSLDDKQKVGRIVELDKSIASSTTLKSFRQIYLSERMETKFYVDSEGTKVVGVDPKIVLTYLLTLVNGGDSEQVHRDYGYTGGYEALEHWDINASSTDDVKGIQRLLERGKTAKREKLDVICGQEVTGIACHESCGHPMEADRIMGREASQAGKSFVSLDSIGEKIGSELVTIVDDPTIPNSYGYYAFDDEGIEARRRTLYSKGRINEFLQNRESGGKTGKGSNGAGRSSSFEMEPLVRMANTYLLPGDWEEDEMIADVKRGIFLKSFTEWNIDDRRFNQKYVGREAYMIENGEITIPIRAPVLEITTKGLWGSVDAVGKNVKFFGGSCGKGDPMQGMAVDMGGPTIRARDIVIK; this is encoded by the coding sequence ATGGAGGATCAGGCCGGATTTGAACTTGCTGAAAAATGCCTCGACATTGCGCTGCAGAACGGCACAGAATATGCTTCGGTAACATACAGAAACAGCAGAACTTTTACAATGCTCTTCAGAAACGGCTCTCTTTCTGTAATCTCGCCTGACACAGACTACGGTATAGCTGTCAGAATAGCAATGCCCGGAGGGATAGGTTTTTCCGCCACCAACAAACTCTCGGTCGCAGGAGTCAGGGCCGCGGTTGGAAGAGCGAGGTCAATGGCGCGAGCCTGCAGGAGCAGGGCGCCTGATTTGAAGAGCGGAAGCAGCAGGACCGCTGCATGGAGCGTGGCGCAGAAGATACCTTTTGACAGTCTTGATGATAAACAGAAGGTGGGCAGGATTGTCGAACTTGACAAAAGCATCGCTTCCTCAACGACACTGAAGTCATTCAGGCAGATTTATCTGTCAGAAAGGATGGAAACAAAATTCTACGTCGACTCCGAGGGTACGAAGGTCGTGGGTGTGGATCCAAAGATAGTGCTCACTTATTTACTGACACTCGTGAATGGCGGCGATTCTGAACAGGTGCACAGGGATTACGGATATACGGGTGGATATGAGGCACTCGAGCACTGGGACATCAACGCATCATCCACGGATGACGTGAAAGGGATTCAGCGGCTGCTCGAGCGGGGAAAGACAGCAAAGAGGGAAAAACTGGACGTGATTTGCGGGCAGGAGGTCACCGGCATAGCATGTCATGAGAGCTGCGGACATCCGATGGAGGCTGACAGAATCATGGGCAGAGAGGCATCGCAGGCCGGAAAATCCTTCGTTTCACTGGATTCCATCGGGGAGAAGATAGGATCAGAGCTTGTGACCATCGTCGACGATCCGACGATTCCAAACAGCTACGGCTATTATGCATTTGATGACGAAGGCATCGAAGCAAGGAGGAGGACCCTTTATTCCAAGGGAAGGATCAACGAATTCCTTCAGAACAGAGAGAGCGGCGGCAAGACAGGCAAGGGAAGCAACGGTGCAGGCAGATCCTCTTCATTCGAAATGGAACCACTTGTGAGAATGGCCAATACCTACCTCCTTCCGGGTGACTGGGAAGAGGATGAGATGATTGCAGACGTGAAGCGCGGCATCTTCCTCAAGAGTTTCACAGAATGGAATATCGACGACAGGCGATTCAACCAGAAGTATGTGGGCAGGGAAGCATACATGATCGAGAACGGCGAAATAACAATACCGATCAGGGCTCCTGTGCTGGAAATCACGACAAAGGGATTGTGGGGTTCTGTGGATGCAGTCGGCAAAAACGTCAAATTCTTCGGCGGATCGTGCGGAAAGGGGGATCCGATGCAGGGTATGGCTGTGGACATGGGCGGACCGACGATCAGGGCCAGAGACATTGTAATAAAGTGA
- a CDS encoding TIGR00725 family protein — MKVPYNIAIIGGSQADKRHLKLAYTVGKLLAARSAIIICGGLTGVMESAAKGVKSRGGISVGILPGGNLVEANPFLTVRLPTGIGYARNFLIVRASEAVIAIDGSSGTISEASFALTEGKSVISLDSFRLATLKDGDGKFIVAESAKDAVELAISAASKYRRSHAQ; from the coding sequence ATGAAGGTTCCGTATAATATAGCAATAATCGGCGGCAGCCAGGCCGACAAAAGACATCTTAAGCTGGCTTACACTGTCGGCAAGCTTCTCGCTGCAAGGAGCGCTATCATTATATGCGGCGGTTTGACCGGTGTCATGGAGAGTGCGGCGAAAGGCGTGAAAAGCCGTGGAGGAATATCTGTCGGCATCCTTCCCGGCGGGAATCTGGTCGAGGCTAACCCTTTTCTTACCGTCCGGCTTCCAACCGGCATAGGTTACGCACGGAACTTTCTCATTGTGAGGGCATCCGAGGCCGTCATTGCCATCGACGGCTCAAGCGGCACAATCTCGGAAGCCTCTTTCGCCCTGACTGAAGGAAAATCGGTGATATCTCTGGACAGTTTCAGGCTCGCGACATTAAAGGACGGAGACGGGAAGTTCATAGTGGCCGAATCGGCCAAGGATGCAGTGGAACTGGCAATTTCCGCTGCCTCAAAGTACAGGCGCAGTCATGCACAATAA
- a CDS encoding signal recognition particle protein Srp19 (binds to 7S RNA to mediate binding of the signal recognition particle protein Srp54): protein MTKNKRWVVWPSYFDAGLKRKQGRRVNRKDAVETPTVQMISDALKAIGVEHEIDGDACFPSQWFRKEGRVFVDDKMSKRELLKAICNKMKK from the coding sequence ATGACCAAAAATAAACGCTGGGTTGTATGGCCATCATATTTCGATGCAGGATTGAAGAGGAAACAGGGAAGAAGGGTGAACAGAAAGGACGCGGTCGAAACTCCAACCGTGCAGATGATCTCGGATGCACTAAAAGCGATAGGTGTCGAGCATGAAATAGACGGCGACGCATGCTTTCCATCCCAGTGGTTCAGGAAGGAGGGAAGGGTTTTTGTCGACGACAAGATGAGTAAGAGAGAACTGCTGAAGGCAATCTGCAATAAAATGAAGAAGTGA